A section of the Acidobacteriota bacterium genome encodes:
- a CDS encoding YjbQ family protein, with translation MKFHTEYLTFHTKTKRAYVHLTPQVEGILKKSGIKDGMVLVSAMHITAGVYVNDNESGLIADIDQWLEGLAPFSPDYQHHQTGEDNGDSHLKALLIHHEVIVPITNGKLDFGTWQRIFYAEFDGQRDKRVIVKVMGE, from the coding sequence ATGAAATTCCACACGGAATATCTGACGTTTCACACCAAAACCAAACGTGCTTATGTCCACCTGACCCCGCAAGTCGAAGGGATTCTTAAGAAGTCCGGCATCAAAGACGGGATGGTGCTGGTTTCGGCGATGCACATCACGGCGGGCGTATACGTGAATGACAATGAGAGTGGGTTGATCGCGGATATCGACCAGTGGCTGGAGGGGCTGGCGCCGTTTAGTCCCGACTACCAGCATCATCAGACGGGTGAAGATAACGGTGACTCGCATCTGAAGGCTCTCCTTATTCATCATGAAGTCATCGTACCGATCACGAACGGCAAGTTGGATTTCGGCACTTGGCAGCGAATCTTCTACGCCGAGTTCGACGGGCAACGCGACAAGCGCGTCATCGTCAAGGTGATGGGAGAGTAG
- a CDS encoding DUF4337 domain-containing protein, whose product MSEELHELHEHAEHAKHNPSLAPVTLTMAVLAVLVATVSLLGHRTSTEEVILQNKVTDQWGYYQAKNIRRHTDELFADLTTVIATKNAEEATKLQEKYRAEADRYRDEQKELDAKARELEQEADLAHRKTDRFDLAEVFLEIALVITSITLLSGKRLFWYLGLLLGSVGILASASALLVK is encoded by the coding sequence ATGTCAGAGGAATTGCACGAGCTACACGAACATGCGGAACATGCGAAGCACAATCCGAGCCTTGCTCCAGTCACGCTCACGATGGCTGTGCTGGCGGTTCTGGTGGCCACCGTTTCCCTGCTTGGACACCGCACCAGCACCGAAGAAGTGATCCTGCAAAACAAGGTCACCGATCAGTGGGGCTACTACCAGGCAAAGAATATCCGCCGCCATACCGACGAGTTGTTTGCCGATTTGACCACCGTGATTGCAACCAAGAACGCGGAAGAAGCGACGAAGCTGCAGGAAAAGTATCGTGCGGAAGCCGACCGCTATCGCGACGAGCAGAAGGAGTTGGACGCCAAGGCGCGCGAACTGGAGCAGGAAGCGGATCTCGCGCATCGAAAGACCGACCGGTTCGATCTCGCGGAAGTGTTCCTGGAGATTGCGCTGGTGATTACTTCGATTACGCTACTTTCCGGAAAACGGCTGTTCTGGTATCTGGGCCTGCTGCTTGGAAGCGTGGGAATACTAGCCTCAGCTTCGGCTTTGCTCGTGAAGTGA
- a CDS encoding cytochrome c: MKTTKVVMMVLVIAVALFILIPSLAWAEDGAGLYKAKCAMCHGPDGAGKPAAKIPSLVAPEVKAKSDDDITKFLASNAKHAGVAKALTPDQTKAVIAYVRDLQKK; encoded by the coding sequence ATGAAGACAACGAAGGTCGTAATGATGGTCCTGGTGATCGCGGTGGCACTGTTCATTCTTATCCCGAGCCTGGCTTGGGCCGAAGACGGCGCTGGTCTGTACAAAGCGAAATGCGCAATGTGTCATGGTCCAGACGGCGCAGGCAAACCGGCCGCCAAGATTCCGAGCCTGGTTGCACCAGAAGTTAAAGCAAAGTCGGATGACGACATCACGAAATTTCTGGCCAGCAACGCGAAGCATGCGGGCGTGGCGAAGGCGCTGACACCGGACCAGACCAAGGCCGTCATCGCGTACGTTCGCGACTTGCAGAAGAAGTAA
- a CDS encoding 4Fe-4S dicluster domain-containing protein encodes MSKAILYDATLCINCKQCEAACAEKNHLGYSDPVAAEDRQSEHKFTVVLNKNEKYMRRLCMNCGDPACASVCPVAALKKTAEGPVTYDAGRCMGCRYCMVACPFNVPKYEWSKLAPRVRKCDMCSDRVLAGEPTACAGICPTGATKFGDRDELITEAQKRLHDNPTNYVNHIYGLNEVGGTSVLLLSSVGFDEFGYRPDLTRDPLPLFTYRVLSRIPDFIPLGGMVLGGVWWITHRREEVAAAEEPAKQNVFYPRSDDRGPK; translated from the coding sequence ATGAGCAAGGCTATCCTTTATGACGCAACGCTCTGCATCAACTGCAAGCAGTGCGAGGCGGCATGTGCCGAGAAAAACCATCTTGGTTACAGCGACCCCGTCGCTGCGGAAGATCGGCAATCCGAACACAAGTTCACAGTCGTTCTAAACAAGAACGAGAAGTACATGCGTCGGCTTTGCATGAACTGCGGGGATCCCGCTTGCGCATCGGTGTGCCCGGTAGCCGCTCTGAAGAAGACCGCGGAAGGCCCCGTTACCTACGACGCGGGACGGTGCATGGGATGCCGTTACTGCATGGTCGCTTGCCCCTTCAACGTGCCGAAATATGAGTGGAGCAAACTGGCGCCGCGCGTGCGCAAGTGCGATATGTGCTCCGACCGTGTGCTGGCGGGCGAGCCAACGGCCTGTGCAGGGATCTGCCCCACGGGAGCCACGAAGTTTGGCGATCGCGACGAACTGATCACGGAAGCGCAAAAGCGGCTGCACGACAATCCCACCAACTACGTCAACCACATCTATGGATTGAATGAAGTGGGCGGAACCTCTGTCCTGTTGCTTTCGAGCGTGGGATTCGATGAGTTTGGATACCGCCCCGACCTGACGCGCGATCCCCTCCCCTTATTTACGTATCGAGTGCTGTCACGAATTCCCGATTTCATCCCGCTGGGCGGGATGGTGCTGGGAGGCGTGTGGTGGATCACGCACCGCCGGGAGGAAGTTGCAGCGGCAGAAGAACCCGCAAAACAAAATGTCTTTTATCCGCGTAGCGATGACAGGGGACCGAAATGA
- the hybB gene encoding Ni/Fe-hydrogenase cytochrome b subunit, translated as MKMKITFWKIVFLFLMAAGVCATYVRFAKGLGAATNLSDQFPWGIWVGFDVLCGVMLAAGGFTLTAAVHILNIKRLKPIVRPTILTAFLGYVLVSIALMFDLGKPYNIWHPLIMRNPHSVMFEVAYCVMLYTTVLSLEFSPIVLEHFNLQKPLKIVRAVLIPLVIGGVILSTLHQSSLGTLYLIMPGKLHPFWYTPLLPVFFFLSAIAVGLAMTIFESSMSAKHFGRQLELPIIQELGRVLLVVLGVIAILRFEDLLHRGMLAQTLKPSYEMYLFWLEISLSAVLPLILLTQKKIRSSAGGLYVIAVLVVLGFITNRLNVSITGLEASAGMHYVPKWPELAITGAIIAAGFALFGLAAKYLPIFPAEEHHALAQPEPERVAGAGTFVHAGD; from the coding sequence ATGAAGATGAAGATCACATTCTGGAAAATCGTCTTCCTGTTTCTAATGGCGGCGGGTGTCTGCGCGACCTACGTCCGTTTCGCCAAAGGCCTGGGCGCAGCGACCAATTTGAGCGACCAGTTCCCCTGGGGCATCTGGGTCGGTTTCGATGTACTCTGCGGCGTGATGCTGGCCGCGGGCGGGTTCACGCTCACGGCAGCCGTTCACATTCTCAATATCAAGCGCCTGAAGCCCATCGTGCGGCCGACGATTCTCACTGCGTTCCTGGGCTACGTGCTGGTTTCGATTGCCCTGATGTTCGATCTCGGAAAGCCCTACAACATATGGCATCCCCTGATCATGCGGAACCCGCACTCGGTGATGTTTGAAGTTGCGTATTGCGTGATGTTGTACACGACTGTGCTGAGTCTGGAGTTTTCTCCGATTGTCCTCGAGCACTTCAATTTACAGAAACCGTTGAAGATTGTTCGCGCGGTTCTGATCCCGCTGGTGATCGGCGGTGTCATCCTCTCCACGTTGCACCAGTCTTCGCTAGGGACGCTCTACCTGATCATGCCAGGGAAATTGCATCCGTTCTGGTATACACCGCTGCTGCCGGTGTTCTTTTTCTTGTCGGCGATTGCGGTCGGGCTGGCGATGACGATCTTTGAATCGTCCATGAGCGCCAAGCACTTTGGACGTCAGCTGGAATTACCGATCATCCAGGAACTCGGACGCGTACTGCTGGTGGTGCTGGGCGTGATTGCCATCCTGCGCTTCGAGGACCTGCTTCATCGCGGGATGCTCGCACAAACGCTCAAGCCAAGCTATGAGATGTACCTGTTCTGGCTGGAGATTTCCTTGAGTGCCGTGTTACCGCTAATCCTCTTGACGCAGAAGAAAATACGTTCGAGCGCCGGCGGCCTGTACGTGATTGCAGTGCTGGTCGTGCTCGGATTCATCACGAATCGACTGAATGTGAGTATCACGGGGTTGGAGGCATCGGCCGGGATGCACTACGTCCCGAAGTGGCCGGAACTGGCGATCACGGGAGCCATCATCGCTGCCGGATTTGCGCTGTTTGGGCTGGCCGCGAAGTATCTGCCCATCTTCCCCGCTGAAGAGCATCACGCACTCGCGCAACCGGAACCAGAACGGGTGGCAGGTGCTGGGACGTTCGTCCATGCCGGAGACTGA
- a CDS encoding HAMP domain-containing protein, with amino-acid sequence MPETELTRWWTAVREHFRHGLGTKLIGLLLGAMIVIFALLGYLTIRLHRQHLDAAALQSAERISDVIKRSTMYSMMRNDREGLYHSMATMANEPGVVRVRIFDREGRITYSTEPTELSHGVDKNAEACYGCHAQQQPLSKLNRPDRFRVYRNGGGARVLAIITPIENQAECSNAACHAHPESQQILGVLDTHMSLARADQQLAQSTWQMLAYDLLAMIAIAVLSWLFIWKMVDRPLKQLEEGTERLSKGELGYQIELPSQDQIGDLASSFNTMSMQLHGANEELVSWTRTLEDRVEQKTRELRRAYDEVLHVETMSSLGKMAAVVAHEINNPLSGILTYSKLLKKWVDQDETGAARKEEAIQCLDLITSESRRCGDLVKSLLSFSRQGPMNVQPTDINKVVQQCVLLLRHNLEHASIQLNLGVADGLPLLQCDPSQIEQVLLALIVNAMDAMPRGGNLWLGTKLSNDGARVAITVRDDGGGIAPDILPKIFDPFVTTKEHGHGTGLGLAVSRSIVERHSGKIGVQSELGKGTTVTITLPAPRASIATDAILTGAEGRTR; translated from the coding sequence ATGCCGGAGACTGAGCTAACGCGATGGTGGACCGCCGTGCGGGAGCACTTCCGGCACGGGCTGGGCACCAAGTTGATCGGATTGTTACTGGGAGCGATGATCGTCATTTTTGCGCTCCTGGGATACCTCACCATCCGGCTTCACCGCCAACATCTTGACGCGGCCGCGTTGCAGAGCGCGGAACGGATCAGCGACGTCATCAAGCGCAGCACGATGTACTCCATGATGCGCAACGATCGTGAAGGCCTGTACCACTCCATGGCAACGATGGCGAACGAGCCGGGAGTGGTGCGTGTGCGGATTTTCGATCGCGAGGGGCGCATCACCTATTCCACCGAACCCACCGAACTCAGCCATGGCGTGGATAAGAATGCTGAGGCTTGCTACGGCTGTCATGCACAGCAACAACCGCTCTCGAAACTGAACCGCCCAGACCGCTTCCGTGTGTATCGCAACGGGGGTGGGGCGCGGGTGCTTGCGATCATTACGCCGATTGAGAACCAGGCCGAATGTTCGAACGCTGCCTGCCATGCGCATCCCGAAAGCCAGCAGATTCTGGGAGTGCTCGACACCCATATGTCACTCGCGCGCGCCGATCAGCAGCTCGCACAGAGCACGTGGCAGATGCTGGCGTACGATCTGCTCGCGATGATTGCGATCGCGGTGCTCAGCTGGCTTTTCATCTGGAAGATGGTGGACCGCCCCCTCAAGCAGTTGGAAGAAGGAACGGAGCGGCTGAGCAAGGGCGAGTTGGGATACCAGATTGAATTGCCATCGCAGGATCAAATCGGCGACCTGGCATCGTCATTCAATACGATGAGCATGCAGTTGCATGGCGCCAATGAAGAACTGGTTTCATGGACGCGCACGCTCGAAGATCGCGTGGAACAGAAGACCCGCGAGTTGCGCCGCGCCTATGACGAAGTCCTGCATGTCGAGACCATGTCATCGTTGGGAAAAATGGCCGCCGTGGTGGCGCACGAGATCAACAATCCCCTCTCGGGGATTCTTACCTATTCGAAGCTGCTTAAGAAGTGGGTCGATCAGGACGAAACTGGCGCCGCCAGAAAAGAAGAGGCCATCCAGTGCCTCGATCTGATTACGTCCGAGAGCCGGCGATGCGGGGACCTGGTGAAGAGCCTGCTGAGTTTCTCGCGCCAAGGCCCCATGAACGTGCAGCCCACGGACATCAATAAGGTTGTGCAGCAATGCGTTCTGCTTCTGCGGCACAACCTGGAGCATGCCTCAATCCAGCTGAACCTGGGCGTGGCCGACGGACTTCCCCTCTTGCAGTGTGACCCATCCCAGATTGAGCAAGTGTTGCTGGCCTTGATCGTGAATGCGATGGACGCGATGCCGCGCGGCGGAAATTTATGGCTGGGCACGAAATTGTCGAACGACGGCGCCCGGGTGGCAATCACCGTACGCGATGACGGCGGCGGGATCGCTCCCGATATCCTTCCCAAGATATTCGACCCCTTTGTGACCACAAAAGAGCATGGCCACGGTACAGGACTGGGGTTGGCGGTGAGCCGCAGCATCGTCGAACGGCATAGCGGCAAGATTGGTGTGCAATCGGAATTGGGGAAAGGCACTACGGTGACCATCACACTGCCGGCACCGAGAGCAAGCATAGCAACGGATGCTATTTTGACGGGCGCGGAGGGGAGAACGAGGTGA
- a CDS encoding sigma-54-dependent Fis family transcriptional regulator, whose protein sequence is MTTVITTGRLLIVDDELSVRDSLAKWFHEEGYDVGTAEEANSALTRLAEHKWDAALVDIKMRGTDGIELQKRMHEIDPDMIVIMMTGYASVDTAVTALKNGAYDYVTKPLDPDEISHLVKKALAHKRTEEENVRLRETVAEVARPEEIIGESEPMQHVFHAIETVGPTDATVLVTGESGTGKELVARAIHHASPRRFHPLVVIHCGALTETLLESELFGHEKGAFTGAQYRKKGKFEIAEGGTVFLDEIGDISLKTQTDLLRVLQEHEIVRVGSTQPIKVDFRCVAATNKNLELLIEEGKFRPDLFYRLNVFRIELPPLRDRADDIPLLVNHFVRKFSQQMNKKINRVSPAAMALLQQQPWAGNIRELENAIERAMVVAQEPEIREQDFAFKIVVNLVPNGGPKSLDDVEKAHIQRVLEQCGWNQTRAAEVLGIDRVTLHHKVKRYGWSKPVETR, encoded by the coding sequence GTGACCACTGTGATTACAACCGGAAGGCTGCTGATTGTGGACGACGAGTTGAGCGTGCGCGATTCGCTCGCCAAGTGGTTTCACGAAGAAGGCTACGACGTTGGGACTGCCGAAGAGGCGAACAGCGCTCTCACGCGACTCGCGGAACACAAGTGGGACGCAGCCCTGGTCGACATCAAGATGCGCGGTACGGACGGAATCGAGTTGCAGAAACGCATGCACGAGATCGATCCGGACATGATCGTCATCATGATGACTGGCTATGCGTCGGTAGATACGGCCGTTACGGCGCTGAAAAACGGCGCGTACGACTATGTCACTAAGCCGCTCGATCCGGATGAAATCTCGCACCTGGTGAAGAAGGCGCTGGCGCACAAGCGCACCGAGGAAGAGAACGTCCGGCTGCGCGAGACAGTGGCAGAAGTGGCTCGTCCCGAAGAAATCATCGGGGAGAGCGAACCCATGCAGCATGTCTTCCACGCCATCGAAACCGTAGGGCCAACCGACGCCACGGTTCTCGTCACCGGGGAAAGCGGTACGGGAAAAGAATTGGTGGCGCGCGCGATTCATCACGCCAGCCCGCGGCGCTTTCATCCCCTGGTGGTGATTCATTGCGGAGCGTTGACGGAAACCTTGCTGGAAAGCGAACTCTTCGGACATGAAAAAGGCGCGTTCACCGGAGCGCAATATCGCAAGAAAGGCAAGTTTGAAATCGCCGAGGGTGGGACAGTTTTCCTCGACGAAATCGGCGACATCAGCCTGAAGACGCAGACAGATCTACTGCGGGTCCTGCAGGAGCATGAGATCGTGCGCGTGGGCAGTACGCAGCCCATCAAGGTAGATTTCCGGTGTGTGGCGGCAACCAACAAGAACCTGGAGTTGTTGATTGAAGAAGGAAAGTTTCGTCCCGACCTGTTTTACCGGCTGAACGTATTCCGCATCGAGTTGCCGCCGCTGCGCGATCGTGCCGACGATATTCCCCTGCTGGTAAACCACTTTGTCCGCAAGTTCTCGCAGCAAATGAACAAGAAGATCAATCGCGTGTCTCCCGCCGCGATGGCATTGCTGCAGCAACAGCCCTGGGCCGGCAACATCCGTGAACTGGAAAACGCGATCGAGCGGGCGATGGTGGTGGCGCAGGAGCCGGAAATTCGCGAGCAGGATTTCGCCTTCAAGATCGTGGTGAATCTGGTTCCGAATGGCGGTCCAAAGTCATTGGACGACGTAGAGAAGGCGCACATCCAGCGCGTGCTGGAACAATGCGGATGGAATCAGACGCGGGCGGCGGAAGTGCTGGGGATTGACCGCGTCACACTGCACCACAAAGTAAAGCGATACGGCTGGAGTAAGCCCGTCGAAACAAGATGA
- a CDS encoding archaemetzincin family Zn-dependent metalloprotease, with amino-acid sequence MKMLNLLPIGNFDERLLREAAPALADAFHVGCRILDTRVDPQFAFHRERQQYHSSEILQAMQEHANRGAWRVLGVTGVDLYIPILTFVFGEAQMGGPCAVVSFHRLMQEFYGLPADPKVLVDRLVKEAVHEVGHTLDLTHCEDYSCAMAPSHAVEWIDLKEATLCRDCRQQAMEVTGAPQHS; translated from the coding sequence ATGAAAATGCTGAACCTGCTGCCGATCGGAAATTTCGACGAGCGGCTGTTGCGTGAAGCAGCTCCAGCGCTCGCCGATGCGTTCCATGTAGGATGTCGGATTCTCGACACCCGTGTGGATCCGCAGTTCGCATTTCATCGCGAGCGGCAGCAATATCACTCCTCGGAAATTTTGCAGGCCATGCAGGAGCATGCCAACCGCGGCGCATGGCGCGTGCTGGGTGTCACCGGCGTCGACCTGTACATTCCAATTCTGACGTTTGTATTTGGCGAAGCTCAGATGGGCGGACCCTGCGCAGTGGTTTCGTTTCATCGTCTCATGCAGGAGTTTTATGGCTTGCCGGCGGATCCCAAGGTGCTGGTCGACCGCCTCGTCAAGGAAGCGGTGCATGAAGTTGGCCATACTCTGGACCTGACACACTGCGAAGACTATTCCTGTGCCATGGCGCCTTCTCATGCCGTGGAATGGATCGACTTAAAGGAAGCGACGCTCTGTCGCGACTGCCGGCAACAGGCGATGGAAGTAACCGGGGCACCCCAACATTCGTAG
- a CDS encoding ferredoxin family protein, whose amino-acid sequence MAYVITDNCIKDLLCVDVCPTDCIHPKGDEEKFAAATQLYVDPVGCIDCGACIPVCGSDAIFTADELPEDKKEYLEINAAYYAN is encoded by the coding sequence ATGGCCTACGTAATTACCGATAACTGTATTAAGGATCTGCTCTGTGTCGACGTTTGCCCCACCGATTGCATTCATCCCAAGGGAGACGAGGAAAAGTTTGCCGCCGCTACCCAGCTCTACGTCGATCCCGTAGGCTGCATCGATTGTGGCGCATGCATTCCGGTGTGCGGTTCCGACGCCATTTTTACCGCGGATGAACTGCCCGAAGACAAGAAAGAATATCTGGAAATCAACGCCGCCTACTACGCGAACTAG
- a CDS encoding CocE/NonD family hydrolase, translating into MNRPRFLHISLLILIGVVYGLATPCLAAPATRYGVRMEQQWIPMADGIRLAITLYMPDGAKPNDKFPALLEYLPYRKDDSTASRDYPIHSYFARRGYVSVRVDIRGFGASEGVPTDREYSEREQLDGEQVIAWLASQPWSNGNVGMFGISWGGFNAIQMAMRRPPALKAIIAVDATEELFKDDIHYIDGLMHIDEFELNMDMAPGMTGAPDYTLDEKVLGPRFDAAPWSLLYLKHQRDSQFWRSPVRPLKDIKIPCFLIGGLLDGYRDSIPRMLEQVKAPVKAIVGPWNHTFPHDAAPGPQIEWRDQAVRWWDYWLKNRNTGIMDELPISIYMRQWHPPDAKLEKVPGFWRAEPLWPPRDAANTTLYLQDAHILSTEVAKPATHQLRYIPSVGVEAGFWWGELLTDQRPVDAFSLTYDSVPLKEDLAVLGRPHALLQASASAPLADWFVRLSDIAPDGSVTLVTGAGLNGAQRESMADPKDLEPGKVYPLDLEMHLTTWIFPKGHRIRLAVSNALWPMIWPTPYNMTTTLQLGAEQGSRVVLPLVPPSQYSVPRFAPPEPLEERKDIVSIGFPFPGEWSTERDQVNGKTKVIWSGKSSEEYPWGKETDLEKLTYWADDNHPETSSILGEADTTLNLKDRVLLWRGRLNFSSDAKNFYYKYTRELLKDGQTIKQKTWEETIPRDHQ; encoded by the coding sequence ATGAACAGACCCCGTTTCCTGCACATATCTCTTCTGATTTTGATCGGAGTTGTCTATGGCCTCGCAACGCCGTGCCTGGCGGCTCCAGCTACACGCTATGGCGTCCGCATGGAGCAGCAATGGATTCCCATGGCCGACGGCATTCGCCTCGCGATCACCTTATACATGCCGGATGGCGCGAAGCCCAACGACAAGTTCCCTGCCCTGCTGGAATATCTTCCCTACCGCAAAGACGATTCGACTGCATCGCGAGACTATCCGATCCATTCCTACTTCGCGCGTCGCGGATATGTTTCCGTGCGCGTGGACATCCGCGGATTCGGCGCCAGTGAAGGCGTGCCCACCGATCGCGAGTATTCGGAACGTGAGCAACTGGATGGCGAACAGGTAATCGCCTGGCTGGCCAGCCAGCCTTGGTCGAACGGCAACGTCGGCATGTTCGGCATTTCCTGGGGAGGATTCAACGCGATTCAGATGGCCATGCGGCGTCCGCCGGCATTGAAAGCAATCATCGCCGTTGATGCGACAGAGGAGTTGTTCAAAGACGATATTCACTACATCGACGGCTTGATGCACATCGACGAATTTGAACTCAACATGGATATGGCGCCGGGGATGACCGGCGCGCCCGACTACACGCTCGACGAAAAAGTACTTGGTCCACGGTTCGATGCTGCGCCCTGGTCGCTCCTTTACTTGAAGCATCAACGCGACAGCCAGTTCTGGCGAAGTCCCGTGCGTCCCCTCAAAGACATCAAGATTCCCTGTTTCCTGATCGGCGGTTTGCTCGACGGCTATCGTGATTCGATTCCACGCATGCTGGAACAGGTAAAGGCTCCTGTGAAGGCGATCGTCGGTCCGTGGAACCATACATTTCCGCACGACGCGGCACCCGGCCCACAAATTGAGTGGCGCGATCAGGCAGTACGGTGGTGGGACTACTGGTTGAAGAATCGCAATACGGGAATCATGGACGAACTCCCGATCTCGATTTACATGCGGCAATGGCACCCGCCGGACGCGAAACTGGAAAAGGTGCCTGGATTCTGGCGGGCGGAACCGTTGTGGCCTCCGCGCGATGCGGCCAACACGACCCTCTATTTGCAGGACGCGCATATCCTCTCAACGGAAGTTGCCAAGCCGGCGACGCATCAACTGCGATACATCCCGTCGGTGGGAGTCGAGGCGGGATTCTGGTGGGGAGAGCTACTCACGGATCAGCGCCCGGTGGACGCCTTCAGCCTGACCTACGATTCGGTCCCACTCAAGGAAGACCTCGCTGTATTGGGGCGCCCTCATGCTTTGCTGCAGGCGAGTGCGTCAGCGCCGCTTGCAGACTGGTTCGTTCGGCTTTCTGATATCGCGCCGGATGGGTCAGTAACGCTTGTGACAGGCGCGGGATTGAATGGTGCGCAGCGGGAATCCATGGCTGACCCCAAGGATCTGGAGCCGGGGAAAGTCTATCCGCTTGATCTCGAGATGCACCTCACGACCTGGATCTTTCCCAAGGGACACAGAATTCGCCTGGCAGTTTCAAACGCGCTTTGGCCGATGATCTGGCCAACTCCGTACAACATGACCACCACGCTTCAACTCGGCGCCGAACAGGGATCGCGAGTCGTCCTGCCGCTGGTGCCGCCATCACAATACTCCGTCCCCCGGTTCGCTCCGCCCGAGCCATTGGAAGAACGGAAAGACATCGTCTCGATTGGCTTCCCATTTCCCGGCGAGTGGTCGACAGAGCGCGATCAGGTGAACGGCAAGACCAAAGTGATTTGGAGCGGAAAATCTTCGGAAGAATATCCGTGGGGGAAAGAAACTGATCTTGAGAAATTAACGTACTGGGCGGATGACAATCATCCCGAGACCAGTTCGATCCTAGGCGAGGCGGATACGACGCTCAATCTGAAAGATCGCGTTTTGTTATGGCGAGGACGACTGAACTTCAGCAGCGACGCGAAGAATTTCTACTACAAATACACCCGCGAGTTGCTCAAAGACGGACAAACAATCAAGCAGAAAACCTGGGAAGAAACAATTCCGAGGGACCACCAGTAG
- the tnpA gene encoding IS200/IS605 family transposase yields the protein MAQTCGNVVVHLIFSTKQRKPLITSELQPDLFAYLGGIVRELRSTALIINGTCDHVHLLVRIRPAQAVADLARVIKANSSKWVRQKGHGEFAWQAGYGVFSVSESNIPAVTRYIATQEEHHTKRTFQTEFVAFLKKNNVAYDERYIWD from the coding sequence ATGGCGCAAACCTGCGGCAATGTCGTGGTGCACCTGATCTTCAGTACCAAACAACGCAAACCTCTGATCACGAGTGAATTGCAGCCCGATCTGTTTGCTTACCTTGGTGGAATCGTGCGCGAACTTCGGTCTACGGCTCTTATCATCAATGGCACATGCGATCACGTTCATTTGCTGGTTCGCATCCGTCCCGCCCAGGCGGTTGCCGATCTGGCGCGCGTGATCAAAGCGAATTCATCCAAATGGGTCCGCCAAAAGGGCCACGGAGAATTCGCATGGCAAGCGGGATACGGGGTCTTCAGTGTGAGTGAGTCCAATATTCCGGCGGTTACGCGATACATCGCAACGCAGGAGGAACACCACACGAAGCGAACCTTTCAGACGGAATTTGTGGCGTTCTTGAAGAAGAACAATGTCGCCTACGACGAGCGTTACATCTGGGATTAG
- a CDS encoding nuclear transport factor 2 family protein, with protein MPKPAQVQNFAERYTAAWCSQNAASVAACYAPDGSLSVNGGPPAVGRNAITATAQGFMTAFPDLKVSMDSLEQDGLRAVYRWTLDGTNAGTGKRVHISGFEEWQIGHDGLIAVSHGHFDSAEYQRQLEHGAHL; from the coding sequence ATGCCCAAGCCAGCCCAAGTCCAGAATTTTGCCGAACGCTATACCGCGGCGTGGTGTAGCCAAAATGCGGCGAGCGTAGCTGCCTGTTATGCGCCGGATGGATCGCTCAGCGTCAACGGTGGACCTCCTGCGGTGGGGCGGAATGCGATCACAGCAACGGCCCAGGGATTCATGACGGCGTTCCCCGATCTGAAAGTTTCGATGGATAGTCTGGAGCAGGACGGGCTGCGTGCCGTCTATCGCTGGACGCTGGACGGAACCAACGCCGGCACCGGGAAGAGAGTCCACATCAGTGGTTTCGAGGAATGGCAGATCGGCCACGACGGCCTGATTGCGGTGTCGCACGGCCATTTCGATAGCGCGGAGTATCAACGTCAACTTGAGCACGGCGCGCACCTATAA